The following proteins are encoded in a genomic region of Dasypus novemcinctus isolate mDasNov1 chromosome 21, mDasNov1.1.hap2, whole genome shotgun sequence:
- the KCNJ2 gene encoding inward rectifier potassium channel 2, with amino-acid sequence MGSVRTNRYSIVSSEEDGMKLATMAVANGFGNGKSKVHTRQQCRSRFVKKDGHCNVQFINVGEKGQRYLADIFTTCVDIRWRWMLVIFCLAFVLSWLFFGCVFWLIALLHGDLDASKESKACVSEVSSFTAAFLFSIETQTTIGYGFRCVTDECPIAVFMVVFQSIVGCIIDAFIIGAVMAKMAKPKKRNETLVFSHNAVIAMRDGKLCLMWRVGNLRKSHLVEAHVRAQLLKSRITSEGEYIPLDQIDINVGFDSGIDRIFLVSPITIVHEIDEDSPLYDLSKQDIDNADFEIVVILEGMVEATAMTTQCRSSYLANEILWGHRYEPVLFEEKHYYKVDYSRFHKTYEVPNTPLCSARDLAEKKYILSNANSFCYENEVALTSKEEDDSENGVPESTSTDTPPDINLHNQASVPLEPRPLRRESEI; translated from the coding sequence ATGGGCAGTGTGCGAACCAACCGCTACAGCATTGTGTCTTCAGAAGAAGACGGCATGAAGCTGGCCACCATGGCAGTTGCAAATGGCTTTGGGAATGGAAAGAGTAAAGTCCACACTCGACAACAGTGCAGGAGTCGCTTCGTGAAGAAAGATGGCCACTGTAACGTCCAGTTCATCAACGTGGGCGAGAAGGGACAACGGTACCTCGCAGACATCTTTACCACATGTGTGGACATTCGCTGGCGGTGGATGCTGGTTATCTTCTGCCTGGCTTTCGTTCTCTCGTGGCTGTTTTTTGGCTGCGTGTTTTGGTTGATAGCTCTGCTCCATGGAGATCTGGATGCATCTAAGGAGAGCAAAGCCTGTGTGTCTGAGGTCAGCAGCTTCACTGCCGCCTTCCTTTTTTCCATTGAGACCCAGACAACCATAGGCTACGGCTTCAGGTGCGTCACTGACGAATGCCCAATTGCCGTTTTCATGGTGGTGTTCCAGTCAATTGTGGGCTGCATCATCGATGCCTTTATCATCGGCGCAGTCATGGCGAAGATGGCCAAGCCCAAGAAGCGAAATGAGACTCTCGTCTTCAGTCACAATGCTGTGATTGCCATGAGAGATGGCAAGCTGTGTTTGATGTGGCGAGTGGGCAATCTTCGGAAAAGCCACTTGGTGGAAGCTCACGTTCGAGCACAGCTCCTCAAATCCAGAATCACTTCTGAAGGGGAGTATATCCCACTGGATCAAATAGATATCAACGTCGGGTTTGACAGTGGAATAGACCGTATATTTCTGGTGTCTCCAATCACTATAGTGCATGAAATAGATGAAGACAGTCCTTTATATGATTTGAGTAAACAGGACATTGACAATGCAGACTTTGAAATTGTCGTGATACTGGAAGGGATGGTGGAAGCTACCGCCATGACAACACAGTGCCGTAGCTCTTACCTGGCAAATGAAATCCTTTGGGGCCACCGCTATGAACCTGTGCTCTTTGAGGAGAAGCACTACTACAAAGTGGACTACTCCAGGTTCCACAAAACTTATGAAGTACCCAACACACCCCTTTGTAGTGCTAGAGACTTAGCAGAAAAGAAATATATCCTCTCAAATGCTAATTCATTTTGCTATGAGAATGAAGTTGCCCTCACCAGCAAAGAGGAAGATGACAGTGAAAATGGAGTTCCAGAAAGCACTAGTACAGACACGCCCCCTGACATAAACCTTCACAACCAGGCAAGTGTACCCCTGGAGCCCAGGCCTTTACGGCGAGAATCAGAGATATGA